From one Aspergillus fumigatus Af293 chromosome 8, whole genome shotgun sequence genomic stretch:
- a CDS encoding putative MFS transporter produces MAESKIDPRIFPRWVRYSALLTVNVFVFMGNMYSSGIATGFGSLAEDLQLPFEKLSDLISYSVLAMGLANIFWMPLALCFGKRPVVLISMAMFVTGIIWTCVAKNYNSLMGARVFASFDLFYERNYASAMATYALFLSGGSQIGPVIAGYLVASNGWRWFFYLCLIFAAVNFVTTFFLLPETLYEAETATEDEPQGDLEKVSQRHIATVPSRSTSDSFGYAAYWKGLFKVGISQAAREEGVLKFLGYTFALPLPLIVIPGVLLASVMYGVVLGGVVSISTLCPSLLSPPPYLFTSADLGLFTLSSFIGIIIAFPIAGPLTDYVSQWLRRRNNNIHKPEHRFPALLVPFLLCPPGLIIFGYSFAHQRHYIGPAAGAALSAASLTLVPSVMLSYVVDSYPRTSGEALVLVNASKNVVAFGLAKGSYSWMALVGVDKMFYEFAGIQWAVIALALPLYYAGPWIRAKTTNFV; encoded by the exons ATGGCAGAATCAAAGATTGATCCCAGG ATCTTCCCTCGGTGGGTGAGATATTCCGCCCTGCTCACTGTCAACGTGTTTGTATTTATGGGCAATATGTACTCA TCTGGGATAGCTACTGGCTTCGGGAGCTTGGCAGAGGACCTTCAACTTCCCTTTGAAAAACTGTCGGACTTGATTAGCTACTCTGTGCTGGCTATGGGCTTGGCAAACATTTTCTGGATGCCTCTGGCGCTGTGTTTTGGCAAGCGTCCCGTTGTCCTCATCTCTATGGCGATGTTCGTGACCGGAATTATCTGGACTTGTGTCGCCAAAAACTACAATAGCCTCATGGGAGCTCGTGTTTTTGCCAGTTTCG ATCTATTCTACGAACGCAACTATGCCAGTGCGATGGCTACCTACGCTTTATTTCTCTCGGGCGGGTCGCAGATCGGACCCGTCATTGCCGGCTACCTGGTTGCATCAAACGGCTGGAGATGGTTCTTCTATTTGTGCTTGATCTTTGCTGCAGTCAACTTCGTGACAACCTTTTTCCTGTTGCCAGAAACCCTTTATGAGGCCGAGACTGCGACTGAGGACGAACCTCAGGGggatttggagaaggtcTCTCAACGACACATTGCAACAGTACCTTCGCGGTCGACCAGTGATTCATTTGGTTATGCGGCCTACTGGAAGGGGCTTTTTAAGGTTGGTATCTCACAGGCGGCCCGCGAAGAGGGAGTCTTGAAATTCTTGGGCTACACCTTTGCCCTGCCGCTACCGCTGATCGTGATACCTGGAGTCTTGCTCGCCTCAGTCATGTATGGTGTCGTTCTCGGAGG GGTTGTCTCCATCTCCACTCTCTGCCCATCGCTTCTCTCGCCACCTCCCTACCTCTTCACATCGGCCGACCTCGGTCTATTCACCCTTAGCAGCTTTATCGGCATCATCATTGCCTTCCCCATCGCTGGCCCTCTCACCGACTACGTCTCGCAATGGCTACGTCGCCGCAACAATAACATCCACAAACCGGAGCACCGCTTCCCAGCCCTCCTCGTCccctttctcctctgccCCCCCGGCCTAATCATATTCGGCTACTCCTTCGCCCACCAGCGACACTATATCGGCCCCGCCGCAGGTGCAGCTCTGTCCGCCGCGTCTCTCACTCTCGTCCCCTCGGTCATGCTCTCATATGTCGTGGACTCGTACCCGCGCACGAGCGGAGAGGCGCTGGTTCTGGTCAACGCGTCCAAAAACGTGGTTGCCTTTGGGCTGGCCAAGGGATCGTACTCGTGGATGGCGCTCGTGGGTGTTGACAAGATGTTTTACGAGTTTGCGGGTATCCAGTGGGCAGTGATTGCATTGGCGCTTCCCTTGTACTATGCCGGTCCTTGGATTCGGGCCAAAACAACGAACTTTGTGTAA